In one Balaenoptera musculus isolate JJ_BM4_2016_0621 chromosome 2, mBalMus1.pri.v3, whole genome shotgun sequence genomic region, the following are encoded:
- the SIX6 gene encoding homeobox protein SIX6, with the protein MFQLPILNFSPQQVAGVCETLEESGDVERLGRFLWSLPVAPAACEALNKNESVLRARAIVAFHGGNYRELYHILENHKFTKESHAKLQALWLEAHYQEAEKLRGRPLGPVDKYRVRKKFPLPRTIWDGEQKTHCFKERTRHLLREWYLQDPYPNPSKKRELAQATGLTPTQVGNWFKNRRQRDRAAAAKNRLQQQVLSQGSGRALRAEEEVTPEVLGTAASPAASLSSKAATSAISITSSDSECDI; encoded by the exons ATGTTCCAGCTGCCTATCTTGAATTTCAGTCCCCAGCAAGTGGCCGGGGTATGTGAGACTCTAGAGGAGAGCGGCGACGTGGAGCGCCTGGGTCGCTTCCTCTGGTCGCTGCCTGTGGCCCCTGCGGCCTGCGAGGCGCTCAACAAGAATGAATCCGTGCTGCGCGCGAGAGCCATCGTGGCCTTCCACGGTGGCAACTACCGCGAGCTCTACCATATCCTGGAAAACCACAAGTTCACCAAGGAGTCGCACGCCAAACTGCAGGCGCTGTGGCTCGAAGCGCATTACCAGGAGGCTGAGAAGCTGCGAGGACGGCCCTTGGGGCCAGTAGACAAGTACCGCGTGAGGAAGAAGTTCCCGCTGCCACGCACCATCTGGGATGGCGAACAGAAGACACACTGCTTCAAGGAGCGCACGCGGCACCTGCTTCGGGAATGGTACCTGCAGGACCCATACCCCAACCCCAGCAAAAAGCGTGAGCTCGCCCAGGCAACCGGACTGACCCCTACGCAGGTGGGCAACTGGTTCAAAAACCGCCGACAAAGGGACCGGGCGGCTGCAGCCAAGAACAG GCTTCAGCAGCAGGTCTTGTCGCAGGGCTCCGGCCGGGCGCTAAGAGCCGAGGAAGAGGTCACGCCCGAGGTGCTGGGCACCGCCGCCAGCCCGGCCGCCAGCCTATCCAGCAAGGCAGCCACTTCGGCCATCTCCATCACGTCCAGCGACAGCGAGTGCGACATCTGA